From a single Tachypleus tridentatus isolate NWPU-2018 chromosome 6, ASM421037v1, whole genome shotgun sequence genomic region:
- the LOC143251580 gene encoding uncharacterized protein LOC143251580, translating to MNVTRRVSLFVMILTGVAIPDMVLSRPAVGNSDSKSGYISFQRGTSSTPEEKISHEMANFPELPSENHYHQYSHMMFSPFLQEEMNENLRRPYMQEKYVEMTNEILEPYKFFLGTHNSNARRFDNFDNNHVVGQISMKIYPPKQVLEVEEEKYLDKTGMLESKRKDVDKIPSNIENWAYLSSQVSELQNNELNVPHKLKESNKLHDYGPGYKETKAKSSVSDIYFVAIVAGCCTVATFGVIAAGICFYRFIIKYLSGMNVNEIQIKTDYDEHPRFQKKSKAASNVEYPAYGVTGPGNKEKTSPNGDRKLAHSAQMYHYQHQKHQMISVEKVNSCRLASASDMESEEENDEGDYTVYECPGLAVVC from the exons gTTATATCTCATTTCAAAGAGGAACTTCCAGCACTCCAGAAGAAAAGATAAGCCATGAGATGGCAAATTTTCCAGAGTTGCCATCAGAAAATCACTATCATCAATATTCACACATGATGTTCAGTCCATTTTTACAAGaagaaatgaatgaaaatttGAGGAGACCTTACATGCAAGAGAAATATGTTGAAATGACCAATGAAATTTTAGAACCATATAAATTTTTTCTGGGAACTCACAACAGCAATGCTAGGaggtttgataactttgataatAATCATGTTGTTGGACAAATATCTATGAAGATTTATCCACCAAAACAAGTTCTTGAAGTTGAGGAGGAAAAATATCTTGATAAAACAG GCATGTTGGAGTCTAAAAGAAAAGACGTGGATAAAATACCTTCTAATATAGAAAATTGGGCCTATCTTTCCTCACAAGTTTCTGAGCTCCAGAACAATGAATTGAATGTTCCCCATAAACTCAAAGAATCTAACAAACTCCATGATTATGGCCCTGGTTacaaagaaactaaagcaaaatcTTCAGTTAGCGATATATACTTTGTAG cAATTGTAGCAGGATGTTGTACAGTTGCTACTTTTGGAGTAATTGCTGCTGGAATTTGCTTTTATAG gtttataataaaatatctatctGGAATGAACGTcaatgaaattcaaataaaaacagattATGATGAACATCCCAGGTTTCAAAAGAAAAGTAAGGCAGCAAGCAATGTAGAGTATCCAGCATATGGAGTGACAGGTCCAGGAAATAAAGAGAAAACTTCTCCTAATGGTGACCGCAAGTTGGCCCATAGTGCACAGATGTATCATTACCAGCATCAGAAACATCAAATGATATCAGTAGAAAA AGTCAACTCTTGTAGACTTGCCTCAGCTTCAGATATGGAGTCAGAAGAAGAAAATGATGAGGGTGATTATACAGTCTACGAATGTCCTGGTTTGGCAGTGGTATGCTAA